AGCAGTTCGCCATCGGCGCGTAACCGGCACACGGCTGACGGGACGGTCGAGCAGTGTTGAGCTACCTGGCACGTCGGTGCCTCTACATGATCCCCACGCTCTTCGGGATCTCCGTGGTGGCCTTCGCCATCATCCAGTTGCCCCCGGGCGACTTCCTCACCACCCTCGCCGCCCGGCTGGAGAACCAGGGCGACCGGATGGACGAGGCGCAGATGTCCGCGCTGCGCGAGCGCTACGGGCTCGGCGAGCCGGTCTACGAGCAGTACGGGAAGTGGGTCTCCGCGATCGTGCTGCACGGCGACTTCGGGGAGTCCTTCGAGTACGGGAAGTCCGTGTCCAGCCTGGTCATGGACCGGCTGCCGCTCACCGTGGTGCTCGCCGTCTCGACCCTCCTGGCGACCTGGCTGCTGGCGTTCCCCGTGGGCCTGTACTCGGCGGTGCGGCAGTACTCGGTCGGCGACTACGTGGCCACCACGGTCGGGTTCCTGGGCCTCGCCATCCCCAACTTCATGATCGCGCTGGTGCTGATGTACCTGGGCCACAGCGTCTTCGGGATGAGCGTCGGGGGGCTCTACTCGCCCGAATACGAGGACGCGGCCTGGAACCTGGGCAAGTTCCTCGACCTCCTCAGCCATCTGTGGGTGCCCGTGCTGGTACTGGGCGCGGCGGGCACCGCCGGCCTGGTGCGGGTGCTGCGCGCCAACCTCCTGGACGAACTGCGCAAGCCGTACGTCGTCGCCGCCCGGGCGCGCGGCATGCCGGAGCGCAGGCTGGTGCTGAAGTATCCGCTGCGGGTCGCGCTCAACCCGTTCGTCTCCAACGTCGGCTACGTGCTGCCGGCGCTGGTGTCGGGCGAGGTCATCGTCTCCCAGGTGCTGTCGCTGCCCACCACCGGGCCGCTGCTGCTGGGCGCGCTGCGCAGCCAGGACATGTACCTGGCCAGCTCCATCATTCTCATCGTCAGCCTGCTGACCGTGATCGGCACCCTGCTCTCCGACGTACTGCTGGCCTGGCTGGACCCACGGGTCCGGCTGGCCCAGGGATGAGGGACGACCATGCGCATACGCACCCGGCCCGCGCCGCCAGCAGCACCGGCAAGACACGGCGCCTCCCAATGGCGGCTCGTCTGGCGCCGGTTCCGCAGGCACAAGCTCGCCATGGCCGGCCTGATCGTCACGCTCGCCTTCTACTTCGTCGCGCTCTTCGCGGAGTTCCTGGCGCCCTACGGCACGGACTACCTCGACGACGACTACCCGTACGCCCCGCCCCAGACGGTCCGGTTCAGCGGCGGCCTGCACGTCGACGGCTACACGACGACCGTGGACGACGACACGTACGAGCAGACCTTCACCACCGACCCGTCTGCGGACGTCCCCATCGGCTTCTTCGTCAAGGGCGACGAATACCACCTCTTCGGCCTCATCCCCTGGGACCGCCACCTCATCGGCCCCGAGGAACCCGGCGCCGCGATGTTCCTGCTGGGGGCCGACCGCAACGGACACGACCTGCTCTCCGAACTCATCCACGGCACCCGGGTGTCGATGACCATCGGACTGGTGGGCGTCGTGGTGGCGTTCCTCCTCGGCGTGACGCTCGGCGGGATCTCCGGCTACCTGGGCGGCAGAACCGACACCGCGATCCAGCGGCTCGTCGAGTTCTTCATGTCCCTGCCCCACCTGCCCCTCTGGCTGGGCCTGGCGGCGGCCCTGCCACCCGACTGGGGGCCGCTGCGGCGGTACTTCGCCATCACGGTGGTGCTGGCCATGATCGGCTGGACCCATCTGGCCCGGGAGGTACGCGGCCGCTTCCTCGCCCTGCGCCAGGAGGAGTTCGTCACCGCGGCCCGCCTGGACGGCTGCACCCGCGGCCGGGTGATCTTCCGGCACCTGCTGCCGTCCACCAGCAGCCACCTCATCGCCCAGCTCTCGCTCTCCATCCCGGCGATGATCCTGGCCGAGACCGCGCTGAGCTTCCTCGGCCTGGGTCTCCAGGCACCCGTCGTGAGCTGGGGCGTGCTGCTGCAGGACGCGCAGAACATCCGCGTGCTCTCCTCCGCCCCGTGGCTGATGCTCCCCGGCCTCGCCGTCGTCACCGCGGTACTGGCCCTCAACTTCGCCGGCGACGGGTTGCGCGACGCCGCGGACCCCTACAGGAAGTGACGGAACGAGACGATGGCCCCTGAACCGGACCCCCCGTTGCTCGACATCATCGATCTGAAGACGCACTTCGACACCGAGGAGGGCACCGTCCGCGCCGTGGACGGGGTGAGCTTCACCGTCCCGCGCGGCAGGATCGTCTGCGTCGTGGGGGAGTCGGGCTGCGGCAAGAGCGTGACCGCGCGCTCCGTCCTCGGCCTGGTCGAGGAGCCGGGCCGGATCGTCGGCGGCTCGATCCGTTTCTACGCCCCGGCCGCCGCGGACGCCGGCGCTCCCGCGGACGGCGCCGCGGCCGAGGACACCGCGGACACTGCCCAGGCCCGGTCCCTCGACCTGGCCGCGCTCGACCCGCGGGGCGAGGAGATCCGCGCGGTCCGCGGCGGCCGGATCGCGATGGTCTTCCAGGAACCGATGGCCGCCCTCTCGCCCATGTACACCGTCGGCGACCAGCTCGTCGAGGCCATCCGGCTGCACCTGCCGCTGAGCCGGGAAGCGGCCCGCACGCGGGCCGTGCAACTGCTGGAGCGGGTGGGCATCCCCGGCGCCGAGCGGCGGATGGACGCGTACTCCTTCCAGCTCTCCGGCGGCATGTGCCAGCGCGTGATGATCGCCATCGCGCTCTCCTGCGACCCCGAACTGCTCATCGCCGACGAGCCGACCACCGCGCTGGACGTCACCACCCAGGCCCGGATCCTGGACCTGCTGACCGGGATCCAGGCGGACACCGGCATGTCGGTCCTCTTCATCACGCACGACCTCGGCGTGGTCGCCGAGATCGCGGACGAGGTGGTGGTGATGTACCTCGGCACGGTGGTCGAGCAGGGCCCCGTGGACGCCATCTTCCACGACCCCGCCCACCCCTACACCCGGGCCCTCCTCGGCTCCGTACCCCGCGTGGGCGCCGGTGCCCGGCAGCGGCTCGCCTCCATCCGCGGGAACGTCCCGCACCCCTCCGAGCGCCCCGCAGGCTGCCCGTTCCACCCGCGCTGCGCCAGCGCGGTCGCCGGGGTCTGCGACACGGCGGAGCCGCCCGAGACGGCGCTCTCCGAGGACCGCAGGGTCCGCTGCGTGCTGCACGGAGACGCGCCGCCGGCCGTCCCCGCGGCGGCCACTTCCGAAGGAGCCACGGCATGACCGGCACCGCCCTCCCGGACGCCGCCGCGGCCGCACGCACGGCCCCGGCCCTCGAAGTCCGCGGCCTGCGCACGCACTTCCCCGTCAAGCGCGGCTTCCTCGGCCGCACCGTCGGCCACGTCCGCGCCGTCGACGGCGTCGACCTCTCCGTCCGGCCCGGTGAAACCCTCGGCCTGGTGGGGGAGTCGGGCTGCGGCAAGACCACCCTGGGCCGCAGCGTCGCCCGGATCCTCCGGCCCACCTCGGGCCGGATCTCCTACCGGCCGGAGGCAGGGGCGGAGCCGGTGGACGTCGCCGCCCTGTCCGGCCGCGGGCTGCGCGCGTACCAGCGGCAGGTCCGGGTCGTCTTCCAGGACCCGTTCTCCTCGCTCAACCCCCGGATGACGCTGCTGCAGATCGTCGGTGAGCCGCTGCGCTCGTACGGAATCGCCACCGGGGCGGAGCTGGAGGACCGGGTGGCGGCCATGCTCACCCGCGTCGGTCTTTCGCCGAAGTACCTGCACCGCTACCCGCACGCCTTCTCCGGCGGTGAGCGGCAGCGCGTCAGCATCGCCCGCGCGCTGATCGTGGACCCGAAACTGGTCGTCGCCGACGAGCCGGTCTCCGCGCTCGACGTGTCCGTCCGCGCCCAGATCCTGAACCTGCTCCGCGACCTCCAGGAGGAGTTCGCGCTCACCTACCTGTTCATCTCCCACGACCTGTCGGTCGTGGAGAGCGTCTGCGACCGCGTCGCCGTCATGTACCTCGGCAGGATCGTCGAACTGGCCGGGACCGACGAGCTGTACGCCCGCCCCCGCCACCCCTACACCGAGGCGCTGCTGTCCGCCGTGCCCCGCCCGGACCCGCGGCTGCGCGGCGGCGCCCGCCGCATCCGGCTCTCCGACGACCTGCCCGACCCGGCGCACCCGCCGGCCGGCTGCCCGTTCCGCACCCGCTGCCGCTTCGCCCGCCCCGGCCTCTGCGACGTACCGGAAAAGCCCCCCGCGCTGGTCCCCGCCACCGGCGGTACCGACCCGGGGCACCGGGTCGCCTGCCACCTCGCCGGCGAACTCACGCTGACCGGAGTCCACGAAACCCCTGGAGCGACCGCATGACCGACAGGACCGCCACGGAGCCCGCCACCGCAGCACTGCGGTCCCTCGTCGGCAAGCTCACCCTGGAGCAGAAGGTACGGCTCCTCACCGGCGCCGACAACTGGGCCCTGCACGCCGAACCCGCCGTCGGCCTGCGCCGGATCGTCCTGTCCGACGGACCCGGCGGGGTGCGCGGCGAGAGCTGGGACGGCCGCTTCACGGCCCTCAACCTGCCCTCCGCCACCGCACTGGCCGCCACCTGGGACCCCCGGATCGCCTACCGCTACGGCGCCGTCATCGCCTGCGAAGCCCGCCGCATGGGCGTCGACGTCGTCCTCGGCCCCACCATCAACCTGCACCGCAGCCCCCTGGGCGGCCGGCACTTCGAGGCGTACTCCGAGGACCCGCTGCTCACCTCCCGGCTCGCCGCCGCGTTCGTCCGCGGGGTGCAGGACGGCGGCGTCGGCGCCACACCCAAGCACTACGTCGCCAACGACGCGGAGACCGACCGCTTCACGGTCGACAACCGCATCGGCGCGCGCGCCCTGCGCGAGCTGTACCTCGCCGCCTTCGAGGACACCGTGACCGGCGAGCGGCCCTGGATGATGATGTCCGCCTACAACTCCGTCAACGGCACCACGATGAGCGAGCATCCGCTGCTCGCCGAGCCGCTCTGCGGGGAGTGGGGCTTCGACGGCGTCGTGGTCTCCGACTGGTGGGCCGTCCGCAGCACCGAGCCCGCGGCGCTGGCGCGCCAGGACCTGGTGATGCCGGGGCCGGAAGGCCCCTGGGGCGGCAAGCTGACCGCTGCCGTGCGGGACGGGCGGGTGCCGGAGGAGGCCGTCGACGAGAAGGTGCTGCGGATCCTTCGCCTCGCGGTCCGTGTGGGTGCGCTGGAGGGTTTCGCGCCGGCCGTCGCCGCACCGCCGGCCGGGGAGGACGGGCCCGCGCTCGCGCGGGAGGTGGCCGCCGCCGGCACCGTGCTCGTACGTAACAGCGGTGAGCTGCCCTGGTCGGCGGACGGCCTGCGCTCCGTCGCCGTCATCGGGCACCTCGGCTTCCTGCCCCGCACCCAGGGCGGCGGCAGCGCCACCGTCGAGCCCGCCCGGGCCGTCTCGCCGCTGGAGGGTCTACGGGCCGCGCTGCCCGCCACCCGCGTCGACTGGCACCTCGGCGCGCTCGCCCAGCGCGGCATCGCCCCCTTCGCGGGCAGCGACCTCACCGATCCGGTCAGCGGCCGGCCCGGCGTGCGCCTCGTGTGCCGAGGCGCCGACGGCACCGTGATCCTCGACGAGCACCGGCGCGACGCCAACCTGGCCCGCCTGGGCTCGGCCAGGCTGGCCCACACCGCGACCGTGGAGGTCACCGCGCGCTATCTGCCCGCGCGCTCCGGTCCGGTACGGATCGGTGTCGCGGGCGCCGGAACCCTCCGGCTGCTCGTCGACGGCACCGAACTCCTGCGGGAAGAACTCGTCCACACCGGCGAGGAGTTCGGCGGCGGGCTCGTCTCCCCGCCGCACGCGAGCGCGCCCGTCGAACTCGACGCCGGCCGGCCGGTGGACATCGCCGTCCGCCTCGACCTGCCGCCGCGGCGGGGCCCGGACTCCGGCGTCACCCTCGTCGCCGGGCTCGACCTGGACACCGGCGCACCCGACGCCGAGATCGCCGCGGCGGCCGCGGCGGCACGCGACGCCGACGCCGCGCTCGTCGTCGTCGGCACCGGTCCCGAGGTGGAGAGCGAGGGATTCGACCGCACCACCCTCGCCCTCCCCGGCCGGCAGGACGACCTGGTCCGCGCGGTCGCCGCGGCCAATCCCCGCACGGTGGTCGCCGTGAACGCGGGCGCGCCGGTGCTGCTGCCGTGGCGGGACGACGTCGCCGCCGTGCTGCTCACCTGGTTCGGCGGCCAGGAGTTCGGACACGCGCTCGCCGACGTGCTGCTCGGCACGGTGGAGCCCGGCGGCCGGCTGCCCACGACCTGGCCGGTGGACGAGGCGGACGTACCCGTGCTGTCCACCACGCCGGCGGCGGGACGGCTGCCGTACGACGAGGGCATCCGGATCGGCTACCGCGCCTGGCTGGAGTCCGGCACCGAGCCCGCGTACCCGTTCGGACACGGCCTCGGATACACCACCTGGGCCCCGCCGGCGGCCGGGATCCCCGGCGAACTCGCCGCCGGTGACGATCTGCTGCTCACCGTCGCCCTGCGCAACACCGGAGAGCGCCGCGGCAAGCAGGTGGTCCAGGCGTACCTGTCCCGCCCCGCCGGCGCCGTCGACCGGCCGGTGCGCTGGCTGGCCGGCCACGCGACCGTGACCGCGGGCCCGGGGCAGACCGCCACCGCCGACCTGCGGATCCCGGCCCGCGCGTTCCAGCACTGGGACGGCGCCTGGCGCACCGAACCGGGCGACTTCCAGGTGCACCTCGGCTTCAGCTCGGCGGATCTCGCGGTCACCGGCACCGTACGGATCCACTGAGACCACCCCGCACCGGAGAGGAGGACCGCAACCGCATCGGCACCACCCCCCACCGAACCTTCGTTCCCAGGAGAGCCGCATGCACAGAAAAGCACGAAAGCTCCTGCTCGCCTTCCTCGCCGCGGTGGCGGTGCTCGTCACCGTCATCGCCCCGGGACAGGCCACCGCCGGACCGGCGCCCGAAGGCGCCGCGCCCGCGGACGCCGCACCCGAGGCGGCCGTGCCGTGGCTGAAGACCGAGGGCAACCGCATCAAGGACGCGGCGGGCAACCCCGTCACGCTCCGCGGCGTATCGATGATCGGGCCGCGCCACAACAACGAGTGCAGCTCATGCAACCCCAAGCCGATGGCGGAGCTCATCAACCGGGCCACCGACCCCGCCCTGGGCTGGCACTCCAAGGTGATCCGGCTGCCCGTCACCGAATGGGCGCCCAACGACTCGCTCAGCCTGGAGGAGAACTTCCGCCAGCACATCGACCCGTACGTCCAGCAGGCCGTCGCCCGCGGTGTCTACATCATCGTGGACCTGCACAAGGTGCAGGACTACGGCGGCACGAGCGGGATGCCGCAACAGCGCGTCCAGGACTTCTGGTCGTACGTCGCACCGAAGTACAAGGACATCCCGAACGTCATCTTCGAGGTCTACAACGAGCCCATCAACCCCGACTCCTGGGCGACCTGGAAGAGCTACATCCAGCCCGTCGTGAACAGGGTCCGCGCCGCCGCCCCGAAGAACCTCATCCTCATGGGCGGCCCGCAGTGGAGCACCCGCGTCAACCAGGCCGCCGCCGACCCCGTCAGCGGCGGGAACATCGCGTACGTCTACCACCTCTACCCCAACCAGGGCGCGGCGACCGCCGCCAACCTCGACGCGAAGTTCGGCAACGCTGCGAAGAAGATCCCGGTGATCCTCACCGAGTTCGGCTGGAACCCGGAAGGCCCCTGGTCCGACCCGGTCACCAAGGGCACCACCTCGGGCTGGGGCACGCCGCTGCGCCAGTACCTGGACGCACGCCCGGAGATCAGCTGGGTGGCGTGGGCGTACAGCAACTACTGGAAGCCCATGATGTACGACCACGACTGGAACCTGCTCGGCGGTGAGCACCAGGGCCAGTTCATTAAGAAGTGGCTGGCCGAAAAGAAGACCGCCAACCAGCCTGCACACGGCTGACCCGGCACACCGGCTCCGCCGCCCCCCGCGGCGGAGCCCGCCCGCGGGGGGACCGCTGTTACGGTCGAGTCGCCGCGAAGCGAAGCCCGGGGCCCTCGGGGATACAGCCGGCCCGCAGGCTTCGGCTCCCGTCTTCTCCGCCGCCAGGTCCGGCGTCAGCTCCGCCGGCTTTCGCTGTCCCGCCCGGCTCCCCGGTCAGGTGGTGAAGCGGTACGTGCCCGCCGTCGCGCGGTAGACGGCGTAGCGCTCGCCGCCCGGGTGGTCTCGTGCCGCAGGAAGCGGACTTCGAAGGGAGCGGATCGCGGTGCCGCGGACCGGTATGCAGACCTCCGCGGTGGTGTGGTACGGCACGGTGACCTCCATGCCGGTACGCCCGTCCGCCTGCCGGCGCCACGGCGAAGCCACCGTGCCGCGGACCGTCTCCAGGCGGGCCGCCACGTCTCGCGCGACGACAGCCCGTTGGTGTGGTCGGGGAAGAGCACGGTCGCGAGGTTCACGCGCGGCGCGTAGCAGCCGGTCCAGCAGCGAGGCGCGGGACGGGGTGCAGGTGGGAGCGCCCGCGTAGAAGTCGGCGAGACGCATACCGCGGCGCGCCATGCCGTCGATGACGGGCGTTGTCACCAGTGGTGAGCCGTGGCAACCGGGGTCGCCGTAGCCGAGATCGTCGCAGTAGACGATCACCAGCGTCCGGCGCGTCAGTCTCCTGCGGTCGAGGTGGCGCAGGAGCACGCCGAGGTAGTGGTCGAGCTGCTCGACCAGGTCGCCGTAGGCGCCGGCGGCCGACGCGCCGTGGAAGCGGGGCTCGACCCGGTAGGGGGCGTGCGGTCCGAGGTGGGAGAGGACGGCGAGGAACGGGCCGTCGCGGTGGTCGTCGACGAAGTCGAGGGCGGCGTCGGTGAGGCGGCGCGCGGCCGTCGCCGGGTCGGCGTCGTCCACGACGGCCTTCCGGCCCTCGTACCAGGCCAGCGGCATGACGTCGGTGCCATACAGGGTGCCCTCGAAGCGGCCGAAGCCGTGATCGAGCGGGTGCCGGCCCGGCCCCGCGCCGAGCCGCCCCTGACCGAACAGCCCGGTGGCGTAGCCCGCGCTCCGAGCAGCTTCGCGACGGTGACCGCGTCCGGCGGCAGGCCGGCGTCGGTGCCGGGGGCGGTGGAGGCGGGCAGGCCGTAACGCGCCCCGTAGCGCCCGGTGAGCAGGCCGGCGCGGGACGGCGTGCCGGTCGGGGCGGCGGCGTACATCGCCTCGCAGACGACGCCGTCGGCCGCAAGCCGGGTCATCGCGAGCGTACGGACGAGGCGTGAGCCGGAAGGGCCGAGATCACCGATGCCCAGGTCGTCCGCCAGAACCACGACAACGTTCGGTGGCATCATGCCCCCGCCTCTTTCCCATGGCAGGAACATGTCGACCATAGAAGCCCTCTGTCAGGCAGCCGCCTTTGGCGACGGGAGGGCGGACCTTCTCCACTGTGAGGCGAAAGTGGTCCCGCTTCAGCGTCCCCGGTGCCCGGTGCCGTCCGGTCACCGGGGACGCGGCGGTCACCGCAGGGCCGGCTCTACCACTGAGGGGAAGGTTCGCCGGGCGCGAGCGGTGTGGGGGTGCCGGTCTCCTCGGGGACGGGGGTCGGCTCTCCCGGCTCCTCGCCCGGCGTGCCGGGCACCGAGGGAACGGGGGTCGGCTCATCCTGCGGCTCGCTCGGAGTGCCAGGCGCCGAGGGGACGGCGGTCGGCTCGCTGGGCGGGCCGGACTCCGAGGGGACGGGAGTCGGCTCGCCGGGCACCTCGCTCGGAGTGGCGGACTCCTGCGGGCCGGAGCCGCCTGCCGGCTTCTCGGCGCCGGTGGTGGCGTGGGCGAGGGCGCCCAGGCCGCCGACGGTCAGGACGCCCGCGGCGGTGGCAGCGAGGATCAGGCGGCGCGGACGCCTGCGGTGAGGGGTCGTCAAGGTGACTCCTGATGCGTGGTGGTGGACCGGCCCCGGCGGTCGCCGGGGCCCCTGCATGAGAGGAGTACGGACCCGGGGATGCCCCGGGTTGCATCGCCTGTCCACGGGAATTTCCGCCCGGCTGCGTGCAACCTCCCGCCGCCCGCTCACGTAGAGACTGTGAGAAGCGGTGTGTGAGCCGAAGGGCTGGGTGGGTGAGGGAAGCGGTACGGGAGCGGGAGTTCCGGGAGTTCGCCGAGGCGCGGCAGGCGGACCTCAGACGCAGCGCGTACCTGCTCTGCGGTGACTGGCACCAGGCCCAGGACCTGACCCAGACCACGCTGATGAAGCTCTACGCGGCCTGGGGGCGGGTCCGCCGGGACGGCAATGTGGACGCGTACGCCCGTACCATCCTCACCCGCGTCTTCATCGACCAGCTCCGCCGCCGCACCTGGCGCGAGGAACTCGTGGAGGAGGTGCCCGAGGCGCAGCCGGCGCCCCCGGCCACCCGGGAACTGCGGCTGGTGATGCAATCCGCGCTGAGGGAACTGCCGCCCAGGTACCGGGCGGTGCTGGTGCTGCGGTTCTGGGAGGACTGGAGTGTGGAGCAGACCGCCGAGGCGCTCCGGGTCAGCCCGGGAACGGTCAAGAGCCAGAGCGCGCGGGGACTGCGCCGGCTGCGTCAGCTCCTCGGAACGCTCGCCCAGGAGGTGAACGGAAGGTGAGGCGGGAGATGGACGAGTACGAGTCCGCCGACCTGCACCGCGCCTTCGCGGCGATGGCGGACGATCCCACGGCGCCGCCGATGCCCAGCGTCACCGACGCGGCCGTCGACGGCGGACGCCGTATCCGCCGCCGCCGCGCAAGCGCAGCCGCCGGCAGCGCGCTGGCGGTCGTCGCCCTTGCCGTCGGCCTCGCGGCGGGCCTGCCCGGTCCGGGTGCCGAGGACCGTTCCAGGCCCGCCACCCCGCCGCCCAGTGGTCCACCGGCGTCGCCAGCGCCGTCCACGCCTCCGTCGGAGGTCCCCAGCGGGGTTCCCACACCGACGCGGAACGACGACGGCGCCGGTGCACCGGGAGTGCCGTCCACCGGGATTCCCCCGTCCACCGACTCCCGGTAGCAGGGCGGTGCGCCCGGGCCACGGCACGAGGCTCCGTCCCGCGTCCCCGCCACGTGCGCGGTCGCACACCGGGGCAGGGCGGCAGAGCCGCCGCACCGCCTACTCGAAGAACTTCAGGCTGTAGCCCACGTTGGTGGTGCTTCCGGGGACGTTGGCGCGCCGGTACGTGGTGTTGCTCCACCAGACCGCCGTCCCGGAGTACCAGAAGCGGTTGGACCACGTGTACGGGGTGCCCTTGGCCACCGCGTGGAACATCGTGGGGAAGCGGTTGCCGGATGGCGGGCCGGCGTTCACGTCGCCCTGCGGAAGGATGAACGTGTGGTGGCCGGGACCGTTGACGTTCACCGTCGGTGTCCAGCCGGACATCATGGACGGGGCGTGCGAGCCGAAGAGGCAGCCGTTGCTCTTGTACCAGTCCCAGACGTAGGTGGGATCGCCGCCGGCCCTCAGCCGCAGGTCGGCGATGCAGTACTTGTCGCTCCAACTGCCGTTCGCGGAGTAGACGACGTGCAACTGGCCATCGGGATCGACGATCGGCTGGGGCGCTTCGTTGATGTACGGGTTGCCCACGACGCGCTCCCACGGCTCACGCGGCTGCGAGATGATGTAGCGCCCGCCGGTGGACGCCGTAGGGCTGCTCATCCGGGCGACGTAGAGGTTCTGTTCGACGTTGGTGTCGCCGGCCCAGCCCGACCACACGAACCAGCGCTGCCCGCCGAACGTGAAGGGCACCCCGTCGATGGCCCACTTGTCGCCGGGCAGGGCGACCTTCACGGCCGCGGAGTATCCGGACGTCGGGTTCGGGGAGCCGATGTGGTACATCCGGTGGGCCGCGCCGCGGCCGGCGGCGAAGTAGATGCGGTACTGGCCGTCGTGGTGGACGATCTCCGGCGCCCAGACCTCGCCCAGATTCGCGGTGTCCTGCCACACCTGATGCTTGGGGGCGGTGGCCACGGCCTCCGGCGTCGACGCCGTCCGCACCGCGATGCCGCCGTCCACCGATTTGGCGGAGACGTAGAGGCTGCCCACCCTGATGACGCTGGGGTCGGCGCCGCCGACCAGGGCACGGCCGAGCGTGGAGGGCGGATCCGCCTTCGCCGCCGTCGCTGCTGCCGCCGCCCCCTGGGCCGCCGGGCCGGCGGGTCCGTCGC
The Streptomyces sp. CNQ-509 DNA segment above includes these coding regions:
- a CDS encoding ABC transporter permease; translation: MLSYLARRCLYMIPTLFGISVVAFAIIQLPPGDFLTTLAARLENQGDRMDEAQMSALRERYGLGEPVYEQYGKWVSAIVLHGDFGESFEYGKSVSSLVMDRLPLTVVLAVSTLLATWLLAFPVGLYSAVRQYSVGDYVATTVGFLGLAIPNFMIALVLMYLGHSVFGMSVGGLYSPEYEDAAWNLGKFLDLLSHLWVPVLVLGAAGTAGLVRVLRANLLDELRKPYVVAARARGMPERRLVLKYPLRVALNPFVSNVGYVLPALVSGEVIVSQVLSLPTTGPLLLGALRSQDMYLASSIILIVSLLTVIGTLLSDVLLAWLDPRVRLAQG
- a CDS encoding ABC transporter permease; translation: MRIRTRPAPPAAPARHGASQWRLVWRRFRRHKLAMAGLIVTLAFYFVALFAEFLAPYGTDYLDDDYPYAPPQTVRFSGGLHVDGYTTTVDDDTYEQTFTTDPSADVPIGFFVKGDEYHLFGLIPWDRHLIGPEEPGAAMFLLGADRNGHDLLSELIHGTRVSMTIGLVGVVVAFLLGVTLGGISGYLGGRTDTAIQRLVEFFMSLPHLPLWLGLAAALPPDWGPLRRYFAITVVLAMIGWTHLAREVRGRFLALRQEEFVTAARLDGCTRGRVIFRHLLPSTSSHLIAQLSLSIPAMILAETALSFLGLGLQAPVVSWGVLLQDAQNIRVLSSAPWLMLPGLAVVTAVLALNFAGDGLRDAADPYRK
- a CDS encoding ABC transporter ATP-binding protein — its product is MAPEPDPPLLDIIDLKTHFDTEEGTVRAVDGVSFTVPRGRIVCVVGESGCGKSVTARSVLGLVEEPGRIVGGSIRFYAPAAADAGAPADGAAAEDTADTAQARSLDLAALDPRGEEIRAVRGGRIAMVFQEPMAALSPMYTVGDQLVEAIRLHLPLSREAARTRAVQLLERVGIPGAERRMDAYSFQLSGGMCQRVMIAIALSCDPELLIADEPTTALDVTTQARILDLLTGIQADTGMSVLFITHDLGVVAEIADEVVVMYLGTVVEQGPVDAIFHDPAHPYTRALLGSVPRVGAGARQRLASIRGNVPHPSERPAGCPFHPRCASAVAGVCDTAEPPETALSEDRRVRCVLHGDAPPAVPAAATSEGATA
- a CDS encoding ABC transporter ATP-binding protein — protein: MTGTALPDAAAAARTAPALEVRGLRTHFPVKRGFLGRTVGHVRAVDGVDLSVRPGETLGLVGESGCGKTTLGRSVARILRPTSGRISYRPEAGAEPVDVAALSGRGLRAYQRQVRVVFQDPFSSLNPRMTLLQIVGEPLRSYGIATGAELEDRVAAMLTRVGLSPKYLHRYPHAFSGGERQRVSIARALIVDPKLVVADEPVSALDVSVRAQILNLLRDLQEEFALTYLFISHDLSVVESVCDRVAVMYLGRIVELAGTDELYARPRHPYTEALLSAVPRPDPRLRGGARRIRLSDDLPDPAHPPAGCPFRTRCRFARPGLCDVPEKPPALVPATGGTDPGHRVACHLAGELTLTGVHETPGATA
- a CDS encoding beta-glucosidase encodes the protein MTDRTATEPATAALRSLVGKLTLEQKVRLLTGADNWALHAEPAVGLRRIVLSDGPGGVRGESWDGRFTALNLPSATALAATWDPRIAYRYGAVIACEARRMGVDVVLGPTINLHRSPLGGRHFEAYSEDPLLTSRLAAAFVRGVQDGGVGATPKHYVANDAETDRFTVDNRIGARALRELYLAAFEDTVTGERPWMMMSAYNSVNGTTMSEHPLLAEPLCGEWGFDGVVVSDWWAVRSTEPAALARQDLVMPGPEGPWGGKLTAAVRDGRVPEEAVDEKVLRILRLAVRVGALEGFAPAVAAPPAGEDGPALAREVAAAGTVLVRNSGELPWSADGLRSVAVIGHLGFLPRTQGGGSATVEPARAVSPLEGLRAALPATRVDWHLGALAQRGIAPFAGSDLTDPVSGRPGVRLVCRGADGTVILDEHRRDANLARLGSARLAHTATVEVTARYLPARSGPVRIGVAGAGTLRLLVDGTELLREELVHTGEEFGGGLVSPPHASAPVELDAGRPVDIAVRLDLPPRRGPDSGVTLVAGLDLDTGAPDAEIAAAAAAARDADAALVVVGTGPEVESEGFDRTTLALPGRQDDLVRAVAAANPRTVVAVNAGAPVLLPWRDDVAAVLLTWFGGQEFGHALADVLLGTVEPGGRLPTTWPVDEADVPVLSTTPAAGRLPYDEGIRIGYRAWLESGTEPAYPFGHGLGYTTWAPPAAGIPGELAAGDDLLLTVALRNTGERRGKQVVQAYLSRPAGAVDRPVRWLAGHATVTAGPGQTATADLRIPARAFQHWDGAWRTEPGDFQVHLGFSSADLAVTGTVRIH
- a CDS encoding glycoside hydrolase family 5 protein encodes the protein MHRKARKLLLAFLAAVAVLVTVIAPGQATAGPAPEGAAPADAAPEAAVPWLKTEGNRIKDAAGNPVTLRGVSMIGPRHNNECSSCNPKPMAELINRATDPALGWHSKVIRLPVTEWAPNDSLSLEENFRQHIDPYVQQAVARGVYIIVDLHKVQDYGGTSGMPQQRVQDFWSYVAPKYKDIPNVIFEVYNEPINPDSWATWKSYIQPVVNRVRAAAPKNLILMGGPQWSTRVNQAAADPVSGGNIAYVYHLYPNQGAATAANLDAKFGNAAKKIPVILTEFGWNPEGPWSDPVTKGTTSGWGTPLRQYLDARPEISWVAWAYSNYWKPMMYDHDWNLLGGEHQGQFIKKWLAEKKTANQPAHG
- a CDS encoding sulfatase-like hydrolase/transferase: MLLRHLDRRRLTRRTLVIVYCDDLGYGDPGCHGSPLVTTPVIDGMARRGMRLADFYAGAPTCTPSRASLLDRLLRAAREPRDRALPRPHQRAVVARDVAARLETVRGTVASPWRRQADGRTGMEVTVPYHTTAEVCIPVRGTAIRSLRSPLPAARDHPGGERYAVYRATAGTYRFTT
- a CDS encoding SigE family RNA polymerase sigma factor, whose amino-acid sequence is MREAVREREFREFAEARQADLRRSAYLLCGDWHQAQDLTQTTLMKLYAAWGRVRRDGNVDAYARTILTRVFIDQLRRRTWREELVEEVPEAQPAPPATRELRLVMQSALRELPPRYRAVLVLRFWEDWSVEQTAEALRVSPGTVKSQSARGLRRLRQLLGTLAQEVNGR
- a CDS encoding glycoside hydrolase family 43 protein, which produces MRPSRWLAGAVPLGLIGVLALGQTATATRPGDGPAGPAAQGAAAAATAAKADPPSTLGRALVGGADPSVIRVGSLYVSAKSVDGGIAVRTASTPEAVATAPKHQVWQDTANLGEVWAPEIVHHDGQYRIYFAAGRGAAHRMYHIGSPNPTSGYSAAVKVALPGDKWAIDGVPFTFGGQRWFVWSGWAGDTNVEQNLYVARMSSPTASTGGRYIISQPREPWERVVGNPYINEAPQPIVDPDGQLHVVYSANGSWSDKYCIADLRLRAGGDPTYVWDWYKSNGCLFGSHAPSMMSGWTPTVNVNGPGHHTFILPQGDVNAGPPSGNRFPTMFHAVAKGTPYTWSNRFWYSGTAVWWSNTTYRRANVPGSTTNVGYSLKFFE